Proteins encoded by one window of Crassostrea angulata isolate pt1a10 chromosome 9, ASM2561291v2, whole genome shotgun sequence:
- the LOC128163286 gene encoding uncharacterized protein LOC128163286, which yields MSSFACWLCPEKFKSNRDRKNHLISRPHERMRVLCPFCPLRDGKKEKSLRRMSDLKVHIADSHKAEKRISSDSLPSDFFSEANGFWLAVHPKDYLKLITPNSWRADAAVRARTEMIRWIRVNQLSKRRLQELEQGWEAARAPSLTPEEKFVPDYSEEPEEDLQARKRAREYSPSRPDLTSDFQLKTISLEGGVISVYITKEDEVYNVTLTPEAARNPQLLSSFMRKSQTLTHDPFFQTPPTMTPVTSPSIKKVLSIVLAVGPEHFQSIRNGTCPPAYVPSKMSSACHPQDPSPIPGQPESSTIPCQLQDLFSIDSQPEGPPTIDSQPEGPPTIDSQPEVPLPMNILLFSQTSQLLPFLWVSEGHLKFLWPRTLLPKTQPALQVDPFWWNWQIQTPWPPSSTYHLFAQEETASEASQPVLFMPIPLLQLSPTLRHPVPPVLTLQEPV from the coding sequence ATGTCTTCATTTGCCTGTTGGCTGTGCCCAGAGAAGTTCAAGTCCAACAGAGACCGCAAAAACCACCTGATTTCGAGGCCTCATGAGCGGATGCGGGTCCTGTGCCCTTTCTGTCCCCTCCGAGATGGTAAGAAGGAGAAGTCTCTGCGTCGTATGAGTGACCTCAAAGTGCACATCGCAGATAGCCACAAAGCGGAGAAAAGGATTTCATCAGACAGCCTTCCTTCCGATTTCTTCTCTGAGGCGAATGGGTTCTGGCTGGCAGTACACCCCAAGGATTATCTGAAGCTGATCACTCCTAATTCTTGGCGGGCTGATGCGGCTGTGCGGGCACGGACTGAGATGATTAGGTGGATTAGAGTAAACCAGCTGAGCAAGCGCCGTCTACAGGAATTGGAACAGGGATGGGAGGCAGCCCGTGCACCCTCATTGACACCGGAGGAGAAGTTCGTGCCGGACTACAGCGAGGAGCCTGAGGAAGACCTACAAGCACGGAAGAGAGCCAGGGAGTACTCCCCCTCCAGACCTGACCTCACTAGTGACTTTCAGCTCAAGACCATCAGTCTAGAGGGTGGAGTGATAAGCGTCTATATCACCAAGGAGGATGAAGTCTATAACGTCACCCTGACTCCAGAGGCAGCTCGGAATCCTCAACTTCTGTCTTCTTTCATGAGGAAGTCCCAGACACTGACCCATGATCCATTTTTCCAGACACCGCCCACCATGACTCCCGTGACCTCCCCATCCATAAAGAAAGTGCTGTCCATTGTCCTGGCTGTGGGTCCTGAGCACTTTCAGAGCATCAGGAATGGAACCTGCCCCCCAGCATATGTACCATCTAAGATGTCCAGTGCATGCCATCCGCAGGATCCTTCTCCCATCCCAGGTCAACCAGAGAGCTCCACCATTCCATGCCAGCTCCAGGATCTCTTCTCCATTGATAGCCAGCCAGAGGGCCCCCCTACCATCGACAGCCAGCCAGAGGGCCCCCCTACCATTGACAGCCAGCCAGAGGTCCCCCTTCCAATGAACATCCTGTTATTCTCTCAGACCAGCCAACTTTTGCCATTCCTGTGGGTTTCAGAGGGCCACCTGAAATTTCTCTGGCCAAGGACACTCCTGCCGAAGACCCAGCCAGCATTGCAAGTGGATCCATTCTGGTGGAACTGGCAGATCCAGACGCCCTGGCCTCCCTCATCAACGTACCACCTCTTTGCACAGGAGGAGACAGCCAGCGAAGCAAGCCAGCCAGTTCTTTTTATGCCGATCCCCTTGCTCCAGCTGTCCCCAACACTACGGCATCCAGTTCCACCAGTTCTGACGCTGCAGGAACCAGTTTAA
- the LOC128163811 gene encoding uncharacterized protein LOC128163811, whose product MKDLLKRGFGTSIKQAEPIMPQDEESMWNKGIFGDKDSETLQHTMFYYNCKLFGLRGHDEHHELECSQFVLGTDNSGKYVEFIGRASKTYKGGLAQMQLPNKCIRHHSSAGERCIADYYKMYLDGLDNGGSFYRRPLQGSPPKYGNQLVGVNKLKSMMKVICKKAGLEGNYSNHSDKRTCATQLYMAGVDEQEIMRRTGHRSEKAVRKYKQPCDDILKKVSAVLEPIPGVAKSLEKRKREDDMETNTDLPCRPTKTLRSFGSDITNAKNGQYFQKCNISFNF is encoded by the exons ATGAAAGACCTCTTGAAGCGCGGTTTTGGAACATCGATAAAGCAAGCGGAGCCCATCATGCCGCAGGATGAAGAAAGCATGTGGAACAAAGGAATATTCGGCGATAAAGATTCAGAAACTCTTCAGCATACCATGTTCTATTACAACTGCAAACTCTTTGGTTTACGTGGACATGACGAACACCACGAACTTGAGTGTAGTCAGTTTGTTCTTGGGACTGACAACTCCGGAAAATATGTAGAATTCATCGGGCGTGCCAGCAAGACGTACAAGGGCGGTTTGGCGCAAATGCAGCTACCAAATAAGTGCATACGACATCACAGTTCAGCTG GTGAGCGTTGTATCGCAGACTACTATAAAATGTATTTGGATGGTCTGGATAATGGGGGGTCATTCTATCGACGCCCGTTGCAAGGAAGCCCGCCAAAATATGGAAACCAACTCGTCGGTGTGAACAAACTGAAATCAATGATGAAAGTGATCTGCAAAAAGGCTGGATTGGAGGGAAATTACAGTAACCACTCCGATAAACGCACCTGCGCAACACAATTATACATGGCAGGGGTGGACGAACAAGAGATAATGAGGAGGACGGGTCATCGCTCAGAAAAGGCAGTAAGAAAATACAAACAACCGTGCGACGATATTCTTAAGAAGGTGTCTGCAGTATTGGAACCTATTCCTGGGGTGGCAAAATCCTTGGAGAAAAGAAAGCGCGAGGACGACATGGAAACTAATACCGACCTGCCGTGTCGTCCAACAAAAACATTACGCTCCTTTGGTTCTGACATAACTAATGCCAAAAATGGACAGTACTTTCAAAAGTGTaatatttctttcaatttttga